CGGCCTCAAGAAACAGGGCGAACTGAACGTGGACGTGCTCGACAGCACCTCTACCCAGCAACTGGCCGACTGGTTCGAGGCCCGCTGGGGCGACCGCTGGGCGCTTGACATCTCGGCGGAGCTGGCCCAGATCATCGACGAGAGCTGGGCCGGGGAGCAGGGCCACACCCCCTACGAGATTTATCTCAAGATGGCCTACCATCTCTCGCGGGAAGCGCGGGCGGGCGTGGGTGAATTCCGTATTCCAAGTGATCTTCAAAAAACTCTGTTTCCCTACCAGGCCGCCGCCGTGCAAATCGCCGCCCACCACCTCAACAAGCGCGGCGGCGTGATGCTGGGCGACGTGGTGGGTCTGGGCAAGACGCTGATGGCGACGGCGCTGGTGCGGGTGATGCAGGAGGTCAACTCGCCGCGCACCCTGATCATCTGCCCGGTCAACCTGGTGCCGATGTGGGAAGACTACGTACATGAGTACGGCCTGACCGCCAAGGTCTTGCCGATCAGCCGCGTGACCCAGCAGCTTCCCGACGAGAAGCGCTACCAACTGGTGCTCATCGACGAGAGCCACAACTTGCGCAACCGTGAGGGGCGGCGCTACCGGGCCATTCAGGAGTACATCACCCAGAACGACAGCAAGGTGATTTTGCTGTCGGCCACGCCTTACAACAAGGGCTACGCCGATCTGGGGGCGCAGCTCCGGCTGTTCGTGCCCGAGACCGCCGATTTAGGCATCCGGCCCGAACTGCTGATCCGTGAGGTGGGCGAGAGCGGCTTTCTCGCCAAGTACCAGGCCCCGGTCCGCAGCATCGCCGCTTTTGAGAAGAGCGTATTCCCCGACGACTGGCGCGATCTGATGCGGCTGTACCTGGTACGCCGGACCCGCAGCTTCGTGCAGGCCAACTACGCCACCCTCGACCCGAGTAACAACCGCAGCTACCTGACCTTCGCTAGCGGCCAGCGCTCGTACTTCCCGGTGCGGCGGCCCCGCACGGTGGCCTTTCAGGTCGATGAAAGCGACCCGCAAGACGCCTACGCCCGCCTGTACGCGCCCTCGGTGGTGCAGACCATCGGCGAGCTGGCGCTGCCCCGCTATGGGCTGGGCAACTACATTCACCAGAAACCGCCGCAGGCCCCCACCAGCGGTGAGGCCGAGCAACTGCGTAACCTGGGCCGGGCCGGAAAACGCCTGATCGGCTTCTCGCGCACCAACCTCTTCAAGCGTCTGGAGAGCGGCGGGGCCACCTTCGTGCAGTCGCTGGAGCGGCACATTCTGCGCAACTACATCTTTTTGCACGCCCTGGAGGCCGGAAAACCGCTGCCCATCGGCCCGCAGAACGCCGAACTGCTCGATGAACGCGACGACGACGAGGAAACCCTGTTCACCGCTGACGGCGACGTGAGCACCCCGGCGGAGCACGGAGGCGAAACCGTAGGGGAGGCTGACACGGCAGCCCTCCAGGCTGGGGAAGCCGCCTACCATGCCCGCGCCGCCCAGGCGTATGGCCTC
The genomic region above belongs to Deinococcus detaillensis and contains:
- a CDS encoding helicase-related protein, with protein sequence MPKILDNIDLQLLADLRQSMQSAQRGDFCVGYFNLRGWRLLGDLTERWSGAPDSRARVLVGMQELPEGELRAALSLLGESQGLDNQTAQRLKRQVAENFRAQLMFGAPTSTDEAGLRSLSRQLKEGKVQVKLFLHYLLHAKLYLLHRQDHAAPRIAYVGSSNLTFSGLKKQGELNVDVLDSTSTQQLADWFEARWGDRWALDISAELAQIIDESWAGEQGHTPYEIYLKMAYHLSREARAGVGEFRIPSDLQKTLFPYQAAAVQIAAHHLNKRGGVMLGDVVGLGKTLMATALVRVMQEVNSPRTLIICPVNLVPMWEDYVHEYGLTAKVLPISRVTQQLPDEKRYQLVLIDESHNLRNREGRRYRAIQEYITQNDSKVILLSATPYNKGYADLGAQLRLFVPETADLGIRPELLIREVGESGFLAKYQAPVRSIAAFEKSVFPDDWRDLMRLYLVRRTRSFVQANYATLDPSNNRSYLTFASGQRSYFPVRRPRTVAFQVDESDPQDAYARLYAPSVVQTIGELALPRYGLGNYIHQKPPQAPTSGEAEQLRNLGRAGKRLIGFSRTNLFKRLESGGATFVQSLERHILRNYIFLHALEAGKPLPIGPQNAELLDERDDDEETLFTADGDVSTPAEHGGETVGEADTAALQAGEAAYHARAAQAYGLYETKYKNRFRWIRSNLFTGKLAEALRRDAQALLGVLTHAGQWRSERDPKLSALFELLTQAHPDEKVLIFTQFADTVAYLVRELKARGLAQLEGVTGGSADPTEMAWRFSPRSNGKTFAPEQNIRVLIATDVLSEGQNLQDAHIVVNFDLPWAIIRLIQRAGRVDRIGQTAEEIQVYSFLPADGVERLIQLRARVLPLVSVFVV